Proteins encoded by one window of Dreissena polymorpha isolate Duluth1 chromosome 11, UMN_Dpol_1.0, whole genome shotgun sequence:
- the LOC127851828 gene encoding cyclic AMP-responsive element-binding protein 3-like protein 1 isoform X2, translating into MNDDWFDSFFVDPVLNDKMITDAAQPPHIKCEHSYSTMNDNSLSSSDELGDIGKIEDLESDLLIRNGALDLSMKTTSALKDIKQESLGHHDPLILTTTATPTVLTRTITVPKQQPTIILASSQGHSMLSERSFLSKFTVKTEPQDTSDNEVNVDTLPPTPPSSNNSDSDSCPSPHRSAPSSPVRHFPYSRPTDRGSSSYSSSSLSPTGSTRSYSSHSYYSSSQSETVDIVFQQIPTSGVLVLTEEEKRTLVSEGYPIPSKLPLTKQEEKNLKKIRRKIKNKISAQESRRKKKEYLEALEKRVESFSHENSELKKKVDTLENNNRSLMSQLQKLQSLVGKIPRPNGAVPQTGLMVLVLCFAVFMGSWSPSSLNVGYGVPKPNGLPVNMPFANPQLVKPAPLMGPHLAGAKVDAYCTPPMKSRVLMSLRGEQDDLNWYDIYGPSVPYAELDKETDPLQDLAHSAEYAPKASAIMASVVNDDDKLTHQEAEKVIEPSRIETAQVMSATKSVVNGEIIEVTVDGRFGHANTSRDEVLKSRVRVGDVAGELKMEGIVESADNI; encoded by the exons ATGAACGACGACTGGTTTGACAGTTTCTTCGTGGACCCCGTTCTCAACGACAAGATGATCACAGATGCTGCCCAGCCCCCTCACATCAAGTGCGAGCACAGCTACTCCACCATGAATGACAACAGCCTCAGCAGCTCCGACGAACTTGGCGACATCGGCAAAATTGAAG ATCTTGAATCAGATCTCCTGATCAGAAACGGAGCCCTTGACCTGTCCATGAAAACAACCAGCGCCCTAAAGGACATCAAACAGGAATCCCTTGGCCACCACGACCCCTTGATTCTGACCACGACCGCAACCCCGACCGTTCTGACCCGCACCATCACCGTTCCTAAGCAACAGCCAACAATCATCCTCGCCTCGTCTCAAGGTCACTCGATGCTGTCTGAGAGATCTTTTCTGTCGAAATTCACAGTGAAGACAGAGCCCCAAGATACGAGTGATAATGAAG TGAATGTTGACACCTTGCCGCCCACTCCCCCCAGCAGTAACAACAGTGACAGCGACAGCTGCCCCAGCCCCCATCGGTCTGCCCCCTCCAGTCCGGTGAGACATTTCCCATACTCTCGGCCTACAGACCGCGGGTCGTCATCCTACTCGTCATCGTCGCTGTCTCCCACGGGCTCTACAAGGAGCTACTCATCGCATTCATACTATTCATCCAGCCAA AGCGAAACCGTGGACATCGTGTTCCAGCAGATCCCCACGTCGGGGGTGCTGGTTCTCACGGAGGAGGAGAAACGCACACTGGTCTCCGAGGGTTACCCCATACCCTCAAAACTACCCCTTACCAAACAGGAGGAGAAAAATCTGAAAAAGATACGCAGGAAGATTAAGAACAAG ATCTCAGCTCAGGAAAGCAGGCGAAAAAAGAAAGAATATCTGGAAGCATTAGAGAAAAG GGTGGAGTCTTTCTCTCATGAGAATAGTGAACTCAAGAAGAAAGTAGACACACTGGAGAATAATAACAG ATCTTTAATGAGCCAGTTACAGAAGCTGCAAAGCCTCGTGGGTAAAATTCCCCGGCCTAATGGTGCTGTACCGCAGACAGGCTTGATG GTTCTGGTATTATGTTTTGCGGTCTTTATGGGGAGTTGGTCACCCTCCTCCCTCAATGTTGGTTATGGCGTGCCTAAACCCAACGGGCTTCCCGTGAACATGCCCTTCGCCAACCCACAACTTGTAAAGCCTGCACCTCTCATGGGCCCCCATCTTGCGGGCGCAAAGGTGGATGCTTACTGTACCCCACCCA TGAAGTCTCGTGTTCTGATGTCACTAAGGGGAGAGCAAGATGATCTGAACTGGTATGATATTTACGGCCCCAGTGTGCCTTATGCCGAACTAGACAAAGAAACAGACCCCTTGCAGGACCTAGCTCATTCTGCCGAGTACGCACCTAAAGCCTCCGCCATCATGGCGTCCGTTGTCAACGACGATGACAAACTCACACACCAAGAGGCTGAAAAAGTCATCGAACCCTCTAGAATTGAGACTGCCCAGGTGATGTCTGCTACCAAGTCAGTTGTCAATGGCGAGATCATAGAGGTCACAGTTGATGGACGATTTGGTCACGCCAACACATCACGTGATGAAGTCCTGAAGAGCAGGGTCCGGGTTGGTGACGTTGCTGGGGAGCTTAAAATGGAGGGCATTGTAGAAAGTGCTGATAACATttga
- the LOC127851828 gene encoding cyclic AMP-responsive element-binding protein 3-like protein 1 isoform X1, protein MDLLYGSDHKFNDLDEDMNELLDNDVFQSPSTTDSGPSYNMNDDWFDSFFVDPVLNDKMITDAAQPPHIKCEHSYSTMNDNSLSSSDELGDIGKIEDLESDLLIRNGALDLSMKTTSALKDIKQESLGHHDPLILTTTATPTVLTRTITVPKQQPTIILASSQGHSMLSERSFLSKFTVKTEPQDTSDNEVNVDTLPPTPPSSNNSDSDSCPSPHRSAPSSPVRHFPYSRPTDRGSSSYSSSSLSPTGSTRSYSSHSYYSSSQSETVDIVFQQIPTSGVLVLTEEEKRTLVSEGYPIPSKLPLTKQEEKNLKKIRRKIKNKISAQESRRKKKEYLEALEKRVESFSHENSELKKKVDTLENNNRSLMSQLQKLQSLVGKIPRPNGAVPQTGLMVLVLCFAVFMGSWSPSSLNVGYGVPKPNGLPVNMPFANPQLVKPAPLMGPHLAGAKVDAYCTPPMKSRVLMSLRGEQDDLNWYDIYGPSVPYAELDKETDPLQDLAHSAEYAPKASAIMASVVNDDDKLTHQEAEKVIEPSRIETAQVMSATKSVVNGEIIEVTVDGRFGHANTSRDEVLKSRVRVGDVAGELKMEGIVESADNI, encoded by the exons ATGGATCTCCTTTACGGAAGTGATCATAAGTTTAACGATTTGGACGAAGACATGAATGAACTTTTGGATAACGACGTTTTTCAAAGCCCATCGACTACG GACTCTGGCCCCTCTTACAACATGAACGACGACTGGTTTGACAGTTTCTTCGTGGACCCCGTTCTCAACGACAAGATGATCACAGATGCTGCCCAGCCCCCTCACATCAAGTGCGAGCACAGCTACTCCACCATGAATGACAACAGCCTCAGCAGCTCCGACGAACTTGGCGACATCGGCAAAATTGAAG ATCTTGAATCAGATCTCCTGATCAGAAACGGAGCCCTTGACCTGTCCATGAAAACAACCAGCGCCCTAAAGGACATCAAACAGGAATCCCTTGGCCACCACGACCCCTTGATTCTGACCACGACCGCAACCCCGACCGTTCTGACCCGCACCATCACCGTTCCTAAGCAACAGCCAACAATCATCCTCGCCTCGTCTCAAGGTCACTCGATGCTGTCTGAGAGATCTTTTCTGTCGAAATTCACAGTGAAGACAGAGCCCCAAGATACGAGTGATAATGAAG TGAATGTTGACACCTTGCCGCCCACTCCCCCCAGCAGTAACAACAGTGACAGCGACAGCTGCCCCAGCCCCCATCGGTCTGCCCCCTCCAGTCCGGTGAGACATTTCCCATACTCTCGGCCTACAGACCGCGGGTCGTCATCCTACTCGTCATCGTCGCTGTCTCCCACGGGCTCTACAAGGAGCTACTCATCGCATTCATACTATTCATCCAGCCAA AGCGAAACCGTGGACATCGTGTTCCAGCAGATCCCCACGTCGGGGGTGCTGGTTCTCACGGAGGAGGAGAAACGCACACTGGTCTCCGAGGGTTACCCCATACCCTCAAAACTACCCCTTACCAAACAGGAGGAGAAAAATCTGAAAAAGATACGCAGGAAGATTAAGAACAAG ATCTCAGCTCAGGAAAGCAGGCGAAAAAAGAAAGAATATCTGGAAGCATTAGAGAAAAG GGTGGAGTCTTTCTCTCATGAGAATAGTGAACTCAAGAAGAAAGTAGACACACTGGAGAATAATAACAG ATCTTTAATGAGCCAGTTACAGAAGCTGCAAAGCCTCGTGGGTAAAATTCCCCGGCCTAATGGTGCTGTACCGCAGACAGGCTTGATG GTTCTGGTATTATGTTTTGCGGTCTTTATGGGGAGTTGGTCACCCTCCTCCCTCAATGTTGGTTATGGCGTGCCTAAACCCAACGGGCTTCCCGTGAACATGCCCTTCGCCAACCCACAACTTGTAAAGCCTGCACCTCTCATGGGCCCCCATCTTGCGGGCGCAAAGGTGGATGCTTACTGTACCCCACCCA TGAAGTCTCGTGTTCTGATGTCACTAAGGGGAGAGCAAGATGATCTGAACTGGTATGATATTTACGGCCCCAGTGTGCCTTATGCCGAACTAGACAAAGAAACAGACCCCTTGCAGGACCTAGCTCATTCTGCCGAGTACGCACCTAAAGCCTCCGCCATCATGGCGTCCGTTGTCAACGACGATGACAAACTCACACACCAAGAGGCTGAAAAAGTCATCGAACCCTCTAGAATTGAGACTGCCCAGGTGATGTCTGCTACCAAGTCAGTTGTCAATGGCGAGATCATAGAGGTCACAGTTGATGGACGATTTGGTCACGCCAACACATCACGTGATGAAGTCCTGAAGAGCAGGGTCCGGGTTGGTGACGTTGCTGGGGAGCTTAAAATGGAGGGCATTGTAGAAAGTGCTGATAACATttga